One genomic segment of Vibrio quintilis includes these proteins:
- a CDS encoding ankyrin repeat domain-containing protein, giving the protein MKYINYLAGFIVLGITTWIGMIVFDDTPHRPAPPEVNAFDQSVFHLIENSSRDEVCRYIQQHRHQIQFPDDLIHQVLDTGTFLSATCLFRAFPKRYQKALQAQWKHALLQGDVQQVRALTELGVDIRQPVQIMSDQKVPQMATIITGEKTVTRLETRQVQEKKSLSYHSALNANDRILRTLPHHPKTVSALVKDTIYTYDYIHFPQSLTPEARRMMLEGKRVDNIFEDYIILNYTPMQIAVRNHHDDLIELLYHRGGDIFRLTDGTPAIQLIDNEAFVRRLFAEHSELPPPGPAIIRDDLKRFLAGFNPQTADLSYLSMLATYFNAEQILNWMKQHQLLVTGWHRTLSAALSCIPKRPENVLKSVLNDGADLNQQISGEAVSVWLRQQLLPLRGTTPALREDFITRLHLQDQHMYSLDTLIKKILSATGNASGELIFEQYRLHRKPIHRAAINGDIRTLKARLAHNPAVIQQKDDQGKDAVFLLLEYHRMKYLPELPQPEKYINTETNAGETPLIYAAQKLDMPLMKKLIWYGASLKTQRHNCDAVTYVFQHTPALRARKQLRARLKLITNRAMRLPEKDGQYEEMLLLLQKTRQAQALPACQDKEMSRFSQT; this is encoded by the coding sequence GTGAAATATATTAATTATCTGGCGGGCTTTATCGTCCTTGGCATCACCACCTGGATTGGCATGATCGTGTTTGACGATACCCCACACCGCCCGGCACCTCCTGAAGTAAATGCCTTTGATCAAAGCGTATTTCATCTGATTGAAAACAGCTCCCGTGATGAAGTCTGCCGGTATATACAACAGCACCGTCACCAGATTCAGTTTCCTGACGACTTAATTCATCAGGTACTGGACACCGGAACTTTCCTGTCTGCAACCTGCCTGTTCAGGGCTTTTCCAAAACGTTATCAGAAAGCGCTTCAGGCACAATGGAAACACGCCCTGTTGCAGGGAGATGTACAGCAGGTCAGAGCACTGACAGAGCTGGGCGTGGATATCCGTCAGCCGGTTCAAATCATGTCCGATCAAAAAGTACCGCAGATGGCCACGATTATTACCGGAGAAAAAACAGTCACGCGGCTTGAGACCCGTCAGGTACAGGAAAAGAAATCTCTGAGTTATCACTCAGCTTTGAACGCAAATGACCGGATACTCAGAACCCTGCCCCATCATCCGAAAACTGTTTCAGCCCTTGTCAAAGATACGATTTATACCTACGACTATATCCATTTTCCTCAGTCACTGACCCCGGAAGCCCGCAGGATGATGCTTGAAGGCAAAAGAGTCGACAATATTTTCGAAGATTACATAATTCTCAATTACACCCCGATGCAAATTGCGGTCAGGAACCATCATGATGATCTGATTGAGCTGCTGTACCACAGAGGCGGCGATATATTCAGACTGACAGACGGTACGCCCGCCATACAGTTAATCGATAATGAAGCATTCGTCCGCCGTCTGTTTGCTGAACACTCAGAACTGCCACCGCCCGGCCCGGCAATCATTCGTGATGATCTCAAACGCTTTCTGGCCGGTTTCAACCCGCAAACAGCTGATTTATCTTATCTGTCGATGCTGGCAACGTACTTCAATGCAGAGCAAATCTTAAACTGGATGAAACAGCATCAATTGCTGGTCACCGGCTGGCACCGCACGCTGAGTGCCGCACTGTCCTGTATACCCAAACGACCTGAAAATGTGCTGAAAAGCGTTTTAAATGACGGGGCAGATTTAAATCAGCAGATATCCGGAGAAGCCGTTTCCGTATGGCTCCGGCAACAACTTTTACCCCTGAGAGGAACAACACCGGCATTACGTGAAGACTTCATCACCCGTCTTCACCTGCAGGATCAGCACATGTACTCTCTGGACACTTTGATCAAAAAAATACTTTCAGCAACGGGGAATGCTTCCGGTGAACTCATTTTTGAGCAATACCGTTTGCACAGAAAACCCATCCACCGGGCCGCGATTAACGGAGATATCCGGACCTTAAAAGCACGCCTTGCACACAACCCCGCCGTCATACAGCAAAAAGATGATCAGGGTAAAGATGCGGTATTTCTGCTGCTTGAGTATCACAGGATGAAGTATTTGCCGGAACTGCCTCAACCGGAAAAATATATCAATACCGAGACAAATGCGGGTGAGACCCCGTTGATATACGCCGCCCAAAAACTGGATATGCCGCTGATGAAAAAACTGATTTGGTATGGTGCCAGTCTGAAAACCCAACGCCACAATTGTGACGCCGTCACTTATGTGTTTCAGCACACCCCGGCCCTGCGGGCAAGAAAACAGCTCAGAGCCAGATTAAAGTTAATCACCAACCGGGCAATGAGGCTGCCGGAAAAAGACGGCCAATATGAAGAGATGCTGCTGTTATTACAAAAAACCAGACAGGCTCAGGCCTTACCAGCCTGCCAGGACAAAGAGATGTCCCGGTTCAGTCAAACATGA
- a CDS encoding GGDEF domain-containing protein codes for MANGKKIAERKYYLTLYVMAGGKYLNTATIVFGVTLLIADITGSSVFSHIHPALAATNPIAIIIALILCMTHLLYQVKFHKPILLLSVALLAGLISFFDFGFNFFFHDDVSSIARYLLSQIDRGRFDTVGNNMILTFMIYVVAIIFRLFRKYYTFQFLMLTGLAIPFTAGLGHFFDLEQLYFKMSVSTVAICFMVALSGLGLSANKGAIKLFMTPNLVGLVARTQFLLSLSFCIIVGISLPNLTDNMDFFSAYEIFVTLATIFISVLIYISTIILGRSEQKKKLAEKEMQRLLITDPLTGLYNRRGLDHEIQKALNFQSRYGGDISILILDLDHFKSVNDRFGHDTGDLFLQTAAAVFKSEVRKNDVVSRYGGEEFLILLPNTPERHAKTVAEKLRTALESKDFSILCGQAYHQTVSIGGTTISPSQPDIDSSIKQADQMLYQAKSSGRNRSVIYQDTGTGHVSFLKH; via the coding sequence ATGGCGAACGGGAAGAAGATCGCTGAAAGAAAGTATTATCTGACATTGTACGTGATGGCAGGCGGTAAGTACCTGAATACCGCCACCATCGTATTCGGCGTCACTTTGCTGATTGCAGATATAACCGGAAGCTCCGTCTTTTCACACATCCACCCTGCGTTAGCTGCCACCAATCCAATCGCGATTATCATCGCTTTAATCCTGTGTATGACTCATCTTCTGTATCAGGTGAAATTCCACAAACCCATCCTGCTGTTATCCGTTGCCCTGCTGGCAGGATTAATCAGTTTTTTTGATTTTGGTTTTAATTTTTTCTTTCACGACGATGTGAGTTCTATCGCCCGTTATCTGTTGAGTCAAATAGACAGGGGCCGGTTTGATACCGTTGGCAATAATATGATTCTGACGTTTATGATCTATGTTGTGGCGATTATATTCCGTCTGTTTCGAAAATATTATACGTTCCAGTTTCTCATGCTGACCGGACTGGCCATTCCTTTTACTGCCGGACTGGGTCACTTTTTTGATTTAGAGCAGCTGTATTTTAAGATGTCGGTTTCAACCGTCGCAATCTGTTTTATGGTTGCGCTTTCCGGGCTGGGGCTGTCAGCCAATAAAGGCGCAATTAAACTGTTCATGACGCCAAATCTGGTTGGACTGGTTGCCAGAACGCAATTCCTTCTTTCTCTCTCATTTTGCATCATTGTCGGCATTTCCCTGCCCAATCTGACAGACAATATGGATTTTTTCTCGGCGTACGAAATATTTGTCACTCTGGCAACAATCTTTATATCCGTCCTGATTTATATCAGCACCATCATTTTGGGCAGGTCGGAACAAAAAAAGAAACTGGCAGAAAAAGAGATGCAACGTCTGCTGATCACCGATCCGTTAACCGGATTATATAACCGGCGAGGGTTGGACCATGAAATACAGAAAGCCCTGAACTTTCAGTCCAGATATGGCGGGGATATTTCCATTCTGATTCTGGATCTGGACCACTTTAAATCCGTCAATGATCGTTTCGGACATGATACCGGCGATTTATTTCTGCAAACCGCGGCAGCTGTTTTCAAGTCTGAAGTAAGAAAAAATGATGTTGTCAGCCGGTATGGTGGCGAAGAGTTTTTAATCCTGTTACCCAACACACCGGAAAGACATGCCAAAACCGTCGCTGAAAAATTAAGAACCGCGCTGGAATCAAAGGACTTCAGCATTCTGTGTGGTCAGGCATATCATCAAACCGTTTCAATTGGCGGTACCACAATTTCCCCCTCACAGCCAGATATCGACAGTTCAATCAAACAAGCCGATCAAATGCTTTATCAGGCGAAAAGCAGCGGCAGAAACCGTTCGGTCATTTACCAGGATACCGGCACCGGTCATGTATCGTTTCTCAAGCATTAA
- a CDS encoding nuclear transport factor 2 family protein: protein MKIKTICIALLLSVCPLSTMAAQTAKAVVLAGVKAVFIDRDADEIDRWFSPDYIQHNPNFPNGSGVLKGFTKKMPDNFKYQIGHVIADEETGMVALHFRAQGTGPKPMVGVDMFRVKNGKIVEHWDVLQEEVTETVSGNPMWSATE from the coding sequence ATGAAAATAAAAACAATCTGTATCGCCTTACTGTTATCCGTTTGCCCACTGAGTACGATGGCAGCTCAAACCGCAAAAGCGGTTGTTCTGGCTGGCGTCAAAGCCGTATTTATTGACCGGGATGCCGACGAAATTGATCGCTGGTTTTCCCCGGATTATATCCAGCATAATCCGAACTTTCCGAATGGTTCGGGTGTGTTAAAGGGATTCACGAAAAAGATGCCGGATAATTTTAAATATCAGATTGGTCATGTGATTGCTGATGAAGAGACCGGTATGGTAGCGCTTCATTTCCGGGCGCAGGGAACCGGACCAAAACCGATGGTCGGAGTGGATATGTTCCGGGTGAAGAACGGTAAAATTGTTGAACATTGGGATGTCCTGCAGGAGGAAGTAACGGAAACCGTCAGCGGCAATCCTATGTGGTCTGCGACTGAGTAA
- a CDS encoding glutathione S-transferase family protein, translated as MITLHHLNQSRSKRIIWLLEELGVDYTIRAYQRDTATNLAPAALKAIHPLGKSPVIEEDGFVLAESGAITESLIDRFAPDTLAPPRGTQAFAEYQQWIHFAESSAMVPTLLKIFLAMDGTETQFLAGYADTELKKVMGYLDQVLADKTYFVAGKLTGADIMMSFIPELLERLGVLSGYPNLQRYHQHLSSLPLYQKANQLEAQYDNQ; from the coding sequence ATGATTACACTGCATCATCTCAATCAATCCCGTTCAAAAAGAATTATCTGGCTGCTCGAAGAGCTTGGTGTGGACTACACAATCCGGGCTTATCAGCGTGATACGGCCACCAATTTAGCTCCTGCGGCATTGAAAGCCATTCACCCGTTAGGTAAATCGCCGGTGATTGAGGAAGACGGTTTTGTGCTGGCTGAATCGGGCGCAATTACCGAATCACTGATCGACAGATTTGCACCGGATACCCTTGCTCCACCAAGGGGAACACAGGCATTTGCTGAATATCAGCAATGGATACATTTTGCGGAAAGTTCAGCCATGGTACCAACCTTACTGAAAATCTTTCTGGCCATGGATGGCACTGAAACGCAGTTTCTTGCCGGTTATGCAGACACTGAACTGAAAAAAGTGATGGGCTATCTGGATCAGGTGCTCGCTGACAAAACTTACTTTGTCGCCGGAAAGCTCACCGGGGCAGATATCATGATGTCATTTATTCCGGAGCTGCTGGAACGTTTAGGTGTCCTTTCCGGTTATCCGAACCTGCAACGTTATCATCAGCATTTATCGTCACTCCCACTTTATCAAAAAGCCAATCAGCTGGAAGCGCAGTACGATAACCAATAA
- a CDS encoding universal stress protein — MRHYHNLLYVSHGTTDETEGLKQALSLARNNDAPLKVLIVCPDFPAEFPGYQKDYQESILAVAEARVQRTRDALKLEEGAVEVSMALVSDTTPAINIIQHVLQHGHDLVIKEAESQDNRCGLKTIDMNLLRKCPVPVWLCRPIQHSRQHIRVAVAIDPKAQEAAAESLSKRMLALSRSLADSCSGELHILSCWDYEFEAYLRGNMWIKTSDAEIDQTIVRTQAEHRAALDALIQSSGISGLHQIHHLRGKATELIPDFAQNQNIDILVMGTVARTGLPGFMIGNTAENIVQKLNCSLMGLKPQGFVSPVKAY; from the coding sequence ATGCGGCATTATCATAATTTACTTTACGTCAGCCATGGAACAACAGATGAAACCGAGGGGCTGAAGCAGGCCCTGAGTCTGGCCCGTAATAATGACGCTCCGCTCAAAGTATTGATTGTCTGCCCTGACTTTCCTGCAGAATTTCCCGGCTATCAGAAAGACTATCAGGAATCCATATTGGCCGTGGCAGAGGCGCGTGTTCAGCGAACGCGTGATGCACTCAAGCTGGAAGAAGGCGCCGTCGAAGTTTCAATGGCTCTGGTTAGTGACACAACCCCTGCGATCAATATTATTCAGCATGTTCTCCAACATGGACACGATTTAGTGATCAAAGAAGCCGAATCACAGGATAACCGGTGTGGATTAAAAACCATTGATATGAATTTACTGCGTAAATGCCCGGTTCCCGTCTGGCTTTGCCGCCCGATTCAACATTCCCGCCAGCATATCCGGGTCGCCGTCGCAATTGATCCCAAAGCGCAGGAGGCAGCAGCAGAGAGTTTATCCAAACGGATGCTGGCACTATCCCGTTCCCTGGCGGACAGCTGCAGTGGAGAATTACACATTCTCTCATGTTGGGATTACGAATTTGAAGCATATTTACGTGGCAATATGTGGATTAAAACCTCAGATGCTGAGATCGACCAGACCATTGTCAGAACGCAAGCTGAACATCGCGCTGCGCTGGATGCACTGATTCAGTCCTCAGGTATCAGCGGCCTGCATCAGATTCATCATCTGCGTGGTAAAGCAACCGAACTGATTCCTGATTTTGCTCAGAATCAGAACATAGACATTCTGGTGATGGGAACGGTTGCCCGCACCGGTCTTCCCGGATTTATGATTGGAAATACGGCAGAAAATATTGTTCAGAAACTCAACTGTTCGCTGATGGGACTGAAGCCACAGGGATTTGTTTCCCCGGTGAAAGCATACTAA
- a CDS encoding cation-transporting P-type ATPase: MRTAKMKEKEVQTQWHHLSTDGALKLQQARTGGLSQHEAEKRLKQYGPNRLPEAARRSALIRFLQQFHNILIYVLLGSATITAILNHWMDTGVILAVVLVNAIIGYLQEGKAEKAMDAIRHMLAPQANVIRDGERLSIKGEQLVPGDVVLLEAGDKVPADLRLFTTHGLSVQEAILTGESVPVVKHIAAVAADAPLGDRTCMVFSGTLVTAGQGQGVVVTTGSQTEIGRISGLLSEVETLTTPLVAQMGVFAKWLTVLILLLAALLLAFGYFVIHYQFTEMFLAVVGLSVAAIPEGLPAVLTITLAIGVQAMARRNAIVRRLPAIETLGSVSVICTDKTGTLTRNEMMVASVLDHWHLFTIEGEGYKPEGALMLENSPICPSEHHVLEELARAATLCNDARLREQDGIWHVEGDPMEGALLAFAGKMDMDVRKAQSGWTRTDSIPFDSQYRFMATLNHDHEHHAFIFVKGAPERILAMSDNQRSADGHTEALDYAYWNAKAESVAALGQRVLAFAVRSVSPEHTVLERSDVEDSLTLIGMVGMIDPPRPEAIVAVAECHSAGIRVKMITGDHAKTAAAIGQRIGLQNPDKVLTGADLDNMEDAALHQAVLNCDIFARTSPEHKLRLVMALQSHGMTVAMTGDGVNDAPALKRSDAGIAMGRKGSEAAKEAAELVLADDNFASIAAAVREGRTVYDNLKKVISWTLPTNAGEAMTIILALLLGMTLPITPVQILWVNLITAVTLGIALAFEPTEATTMRRPPRPRNEPLLSGHLVWHIVLVSTLFSCGVFGIYHYAVNQGYTIELARTMALNTLVVMEIFQLFFIRNIHGTSLTWDAVKGTKVVWAVVIAVTIAQFAITYLPPLQTVFATASIPFWDDVLIIGIGVSLFIIIETEKQIRLAIRRHV, encoded by the coding sequence ATGCGGACAGCCAAAATGAAAGAAAAAGAGGTCCAGACCCAATGGCATCATCTCTCCACAGACGGCGCTCTCAAGCTACAGCAGGCCCGGACTGGCGGGCTGAGTCAGCATGAGGCTGAGAAACGACTGAAACAATACGGGCCGAACCGCCTGCCGGAAGCTGCCCGGCGCAGCGCGCTGATACGCTTTCTGCAACAGTTTCATAATATCCTGATTTATGTGTTGCTTGGCTCGGCCACAATTACAGCGATACTGAATCACTGGATGGATACCGGCGTGATTCTGGCCGTGGTCCTTGTCAACGCAATTATCGGCTATCTTCAGGAGGGCAAGGCAGAAAAAGCCATGGATGCGATCCGGCATATGCTGGCTCCGCAAGCCAACGTGATTCGGGACGGTGAGCGTCTCAGTATCAAAGGAGAACAACTGGTTCCCGGTGACGTTGTACTGTTAGAAGCAGGCGATAAAGTCCCGGCGGATTTACGCCTGTTTACCACGCATGGCTTGTCAGTTCAGGAAGCCATTCTGACCGGGGAATCGGTACCGGTTGTGAAACACATCGCTGCGGTCGCCGCAGATGCTCCGCTGGGTGATCGCACCTGCATGGTTTTTTCCGGAACGCTGGTCACTGCGGGTCAGGGTCAGGGCGTGGTGGTCACAACAGGAAGTCAGACCGAAATCGGGCGTATCAGCGGGCTGCTGTCTGAGGTCGAAACCCTGACGACACCACTGGTCGCGCAAATGGGCGTGTTTGCCAAATGGCTGACGGTGTTAATCCTGCTGCTCGCGGCGCTGTTACTCGCATTCGGTTATTTTGTCATTCACTACCAGTTTACTGAAATGTTTCTGGCTGTGGTCGGGCTCTCCGTTGCAGCCATCCCGGAAGGTTTGCCCGCGGTTTTGACCATTACCCTGGCGATCGGGGTGCAGGCGATGGCACGGCGAAATGCCATCGTCCGGCGCTTACCGGCGATTGAAACACTCGGATCAGTCTCGGTGATATGCACGGATAAAACCGGCACCCTGACCCGCAATGAAATGATGGTCGCTTCGGTGCTGGATCACTGGCATCTGTTTACAATTGAGGGCGAAGGTTACAAACCGGAAGGGGCTCTCATGCTGGAAAACTCGCCGATCTGCCCTTCTGAACATCATGTGCTGGAAGAACTGGCCCGTGCTGCAACACTTTGTAACGATGCCCGCTTACGCGAGCAGGACGGTATCTGGCATGTGGAAGGCGATCCGATGGAAGGTGCCCTGCTCGCTTTTGCCGGGAAAATGGATATGGATGTCCGCAAAGCGCAGTCAGGCTGGACCCGCACCGACTCGATTCCCTTTGATTCCCAATATCGCTTTATGGCGACCCTGAACCATGACCACGAACATCATGCATTTATATTCGTCAAAGGGGCGCCCGAGCGGATTCTGGCGATGAGCGACAATCAGCGCAGTGCAGACGGCCATACGGAAGCGCTTGACTACGCATACTGGAATGCCAAAGCTGAATCGGTGGCAGCTCTGGGTCAGCGGGTGCTGGCTTTTGCGGTGAGATCAGTGTCGCCGGAACATACGGTGCTCGAACGCAGCGATGTTGAAGATTCGCTCACACTGATCGGAATGGTGGGCATGATAGATCCGCCGCGTCCGGAAGCCATCGTCGCCGTAGCAGAATGTCACAGTGCCGGTATCCGGGTGAAAATGATCACCGGCGACCACGCAAAAACAGCCGCGGCGATTGGACAGCGGATCGGCCTGCAAAATCCGGACAAAGTGCTGACCGGTGCTGACCTCGACAACATGGAAGATGCCGCCTTACATCAGGCGGTACTGAACTGTGATATTTTTGCCCGCACCAGCCCGGAACATAAACTGCGACTGGTGATGGCATTGCAATCACACGGCATGACCGTCGCAATGACCGGTGACGGCGTGAATGATGCCCCGGCATTAAAACGTTCTGATGCCGGTATCGCGATGGGGCGTAAAGGATCGGAAGCCGCTAAAGAAGCCGCAGAACTGGTTCTGGCTGATGATAATTTTGCTTCCATTGCCGCTGCGGTACGCGAGGGCCGGACCGTTTATGACAATCTGAAGAAGGTGATCAGCTGGACACTGCCGACCAATGCCGGTGAAGCGATGACGATTATTCTCGCCCTGCTGCTGGGGATGACACTGCCCATCACACCGGTACAGATTCTGTGGGTCAACCTGATCACCGCCGTCACGCTGGGGATTGCCCTGGCCTTTGAGCCAACAGAAGCAACCACGATGCGCCGCCCGCCCCGCCCGCGCAATGAACCGCTGCTCTCCGGCCATCTGGTCTGGCATATTGTGCTGGTTTCCACCCTGTTTTCATGTGGTGTGTTTGGTATTTATCACTATGCGGTCAATCAGGGTTATACGATCGAACTCGCCCGGACCATGGCACTGAACACTCTGGTGGTGATGGAAATTTTCCAGCTGTTCTTTATCCGCAATATTCATGGAACATCGTTGACATGGGATGCCGTCAAAGGCACCAAAGTCGTCTGGGCAGTGGTCATCGCCGTGACCATCGCCCAGTTTGCCATCACCTATCTGCCGCCTTTGCAAACCGTCTTTGCGACGGCTTCCATTCCATTCTGGGATGATGTTCTGATTATCGGCATTGGCGTGTCGCTGTTCATTATTATTGAGACAGAGAAACAGATCCGGCTGGCGATCCGGCGGCATGTATGA
- a CDS encoding AraC family transcriptional regulator, which produces MFYQTEQLKNPVHAIRHTYQHGITEPEHQHQVIQLLHILNGVIRVYMQGTCRVIPPSRGLLIPAGVPHRLVAVGGVDVRALFIDPLARADVIHEPGIFQVSPLLRELINTASEFAGEIDAGSREERIHELILDELRLIHLTGFNVAMPASQALKQFCERIAAHPERPWELADVAASLNVSARTISRKFHAETGMSFGEWLRRFRLLRSMELMASGYSVTDAAIAVGYDSHSSFSLMFKQRVGMSPKSFVASPA; this is translated from the coding sequence ATGTTTTATCAGACTGAACAGCTAAAAAACCCGGTTCACGCCATCAGGCATACCTATCAGCACGGCATTACCGAGCCGGAACATCAGCATCAGGTGATCCAGCTGTTACACATCCTGAACGGGGTGATTCGCGTCTATATGCAAGGCACCTGCCGGGTCATTCCGCCTTCCCGCGGGCTGCTCATCCCCGCTGGTGTTCCTCATCGTCTGGTCGCTGTCGGTGGCGTTGATGTCCGGGCGCTTTTTATCGATCCGCTGGCACGGGCTGATGTCATCCATGAGCCCGGTATCTTTCAGGTCAGCCCGCTGCTGCGGGAACTGATCAATACCGCGTCTGAATTTGCCGGTGAGATTGACGCCGGTTCACGGGAAGAGCGTATCCATGAGCTCATTCTTGATGAGCTGCGTTTGATTCACCTGACGGGTTTCAACGTTGCCATGCCAGCTTCACAAGCACTCAAACAGTTTTGTGAGCGGATAGCCGCGCATCCGGAACGGCCGTGGGAACTTGCTGATGTCGCGGCATCCTTAAATGTGTCTGCCCGCACCATTTCACGTAAGTTCCATGCTGAAACCGGCATGAGTTTCGGAGAATGGCTGCGGCGGTTCCGGCTGTTACGCAGTATGGAACTGATGGCCAGCGGATATTCTGTCACGGATGCCGCTATCGCCGTCGGGTACGACAGCCACAGTTCCTTTAGCCTGATGTTCAAACAGCGGGTTGGCATGTCTCCCAAATCTTTTGTTGCCAGCCCGGCTTAA
- the leuA gene encoding 2-isopropylmalate synthase, with protein sequence MAEHSPEKHREAAIMISDPAQKYRSANIVSNPDREWPEKRLTAAPRWCSTDLRDGNQALAHPMDHERKLMYFNHLIQCGFKEIEVAFPAASATEFEFVRQLIEQQRIPDDVWIQVMTQARPDLIRRTMASLRGANQAIIHVYNATAPTFRDVVFRHSKEQTIRLACNAAGLIKQLCDAQPETTWCLEYSPETFCFTEADFALEICEAVKDLWEPAASRPLILNLPTTVEVNTPNVFADQIELFMRNFSDLSHVTISIHPHNDRGTGVATAELGVLGGAQRVEGCLFGNGERTGNVDLLTLAMNLYSQGVTPNLKFDDMKKTVEVAEYCNRLPVHPRHPYAGELVFTAFSGSHQDAIKKGFAHRRKTDETMWDVPYLPVDPEDLGCSYEAVIRVNSQSGKSGPAWLIEQNHGLRLPKALQIDFSEKVKAFTHHSGCEMSLKAIWQLFRESYGVVDKPGLHLMAYQSQSQAEGQYIFAKLMHQGCEVNAQGKGTGVMSALVDGLRQAFGLDINIKDYSEHTLGASTRSRAVTYVEIQSGAQGSFHGVAIDTDSLKALLQATLNAVNGLLVHQEACCWPASDAG encoded by the coding sequence ATGGCTGAACATTCTCCTGAAAAACACCGCGAGGCAGCGATTATGATTTCAGACCCGGCTCAAAAATACAGATCCGCCAATATTGTTTCCAACCCGGACCGTGAATGGCCGGAAAAGCGACTGACAGCCGCACCGCGCTGGTGCTCAACCGATTTAAGGGATGGCAATCAGGCGCTTGCTCACCCTATGGATCACGAGCGAAAGCTGATGTATTTCAATCACCTGATTCAGTGTGGTTTTAAAGAGATCGAAGTTGCCTTTCCGGCCGCATCTGCAACGGAGTTTGAATTTGTCCGTCAGCTGATTGAGCAGCAACGGATACCTGATGATGTCTGGATTCAGGTGATGACGCAGGCGCGCCCGGATTTAATCCGCAGGACAATGGCGTCACTGCGCGGGGCAAATCAGGCCATCATACATGTTTACAATGCCACTGCGCCGACCTTCAGAGACGTTGTGTTCCGGCACTCAAAGGAGCAAACCATCCGGCTGGCATGCAATGCCGCAGGGCTGATTAAACAGTTGTGTGACGCGCAGCCTGAAACCACATGGTGTCTGGAATATTCTCCGGAAACCTTTTGTTTCACAGAAGCGGATTTTGCACTGGAAATTTGTGAAGCCGTGAAAGACTTATGGGAACCTGCCGCATCCCGGCCGTTAATCCTGAATTTGCCAACGACGGTGGAAGTGAATACGCCGAATGTTTTTGCCGATCAGATAGAACTGTTTATGCGCAATTTCAGCGATCTGAGCCATGTCACGATCAGTATTCACCCGCATAATGACCGGGGAACAGGGGTTGCGACGGCAGAACTTGGGGTGCTGGGTGGCGCGCAGCGGGTGGAAGGGTGCCTGTTTGGTAACGGAGAGAGAACCGGTAATGTCGATTTACTGACCTTAGCCATGAACCTCTATAGTCAGGGAGTGACGCCAAACCTGAAGTTTGATGATATGAAAAAAACTGTTGAAGTTGCAGAGTACTGCAATCGCCTCCCGGTACATCCGAGGCATCCATACGCCGGTGAACTGGTTTTTACCGCATTCTCGGGGTCTCATCAGGATGCGATTAAAAAAGGATTTGCCCATCGCAGAAAAACAGATGAAACCATGTGGGATGTGCCTTATCTGCCGGTTGACCCGGAGGATTTGGGGTGTTCCTACGAAGCAGTCATCCGGGTGAACAGTCAGTCCGGTAAAAGTGGCCCCGCCTGGCTGATAGAGCAGAATCACGGACTCAGGCTGCCAAAGGCTTTGCAGATTGATTTCAGTGAAAAAGTCAAAGCCTTTACACATCATTCGGGTTGTGAAATGAGTTTAAAAGCTATCTGGCAGCTGTTTCGGGAATCCTATGGTGTTGTTGATAAGCCGGGACTTCATCTGATGGCGTACCAGAGTCAGTCTCAGGCGGAAGGGCAATATATCTTCGCGAAATTAATGCATCAGGGATGTGAAGTGAACGCGCAGGGAAAAGGGACGGGTGTGATGAGTGCGCTGGTTGATGGTCTCAGGCAGGCATTTGGTCTGGACATCAATATTAAAGACTATTCAGAGCATACGCTTGGTGCCAGCACCCGGAGCCGTGCGGTGACCTATGTCGAGATTCAGTCCGGCGCACAGGGTAGTTTTCATGGCGTTGCGATTGATACCGATTCGCTTAAAGCACTGTTGCAGGCAACGCTGAACGCAGTCAATGGTTTGCTGGTTCATCAGGAAGCATGCTGCTGGCCCGCTTCTGATGCGGGTTAA